GGAGGAGCAAGGTGCCTGCGGTGAGCCCAGGCGTGCTGGTAAGCCAAGGGCAAAGGCTCACCCTGCAGGACATGGGGCATCTCACCTGTTTGTTCATGAGGACGTAGATGATGGGGTTGTAGAGGGAGGAGCTCTTGGAGAAGAAGGCAGGCACTGCCATGAGCGTGGCGGTGAAGTCCGCTCCCTTGTTGGTGAAGATCCAGAACGCCACCACGGCGTAGGGCGTCCAGGCCAGCATAAACCCCAGCACCATGAGGATCACCATCCGCGTCACCTCCTTCTCGGCCTTCTGGGTCGTGGCTGactcctgctgctgggcagctgcctgtgggCAGTCGGGGTGGTGAGGGGCACCCACAGTTTTCCGCCCCTggaccacctccctcctcctgcccgagctgcccaccctgtccccgtTCATCCCCTGCCGACGTTACCTCTCGGACTTTGCAAATGAGACGTCCGTAGGAGAAGAAAATGACCACAACCGGGATGATGAAGTGGATGATGAACATGTAGAGGACGTAGGACTCGTTGTGGTAGTCAGGGTTGTGGGTGTAGTAGTCGGGGCCGCAGGAACACTGCATCCCCTCCGGCATGTATCTGCCAGTGAGAAAGGTTAGGATCTTCGCCAGAACCCTCCCTGGGGACAACAGGAGGGGTTCAACCTGGGGACCGAATTCCCCAAGGACGGGGGATGCTCCATGGCACGTGTGTTTTGGGTGAGCTCCTCCCCAGCTTCTCCGTGCCTCATGCACCCGGCCTCGCTGGCTCTGCAGCGCCCGGCTCCTTCGGGGCCGGCAGCGAACCGCGCCGACACGTCGCGCTTGGGCGTGTAGCATCGGTTTGTTGTGCCACTCGCTCCATCCCACGGGGAACAggctatttatttcctttctacgTGGCTGAGCACTTGCCTGCCGGGAGCCGCCTGCTCCCCCTCTGCGGATGGAGGGACGCTGAGTGGGGACAGGAGCCGCTGGCTTGGTGGGTCCCAGCACTTGAGGGCTTTGTCCCTGCTGCTGCACGGGGTGGAGGGATGCACAGCCTGTGCCTGGAGGGGCCCTGGCTCAAAGGGATGCGGCTCAGATCTGCTCGGGAGCCAAGGACCGGCTGCCTGGGCAGGGATCCCAATTCAGGGCTGGAGAGAGACCATCTGGCTGTGCCTCATCGCAGGTGGATGGTAAAGGGACTTTGCTGCCCCAAAGCCACCTCTTGCACATGCCCGAAGGGCTTGCTATGACCccacagggcagccctgcagtGGGGTGTCAGGAGGGGCCGGAGCTGCAGCGTTAGAGAAATCACCTCCATCCCCTCAGCTCCTCCCTTACGCTCCGGGTGGCCTTTGGCTGCTGCATCGGCTCCTGGCCAGGGATGTGGGTGCGTGCAAGAGCCAGACGTGGGCTTTAGCTGCCCGGAGGACACGCTCGCTGGAGCCTAGTGAGCAGCTTGTGGTGTGAGCAGCCAGCGTTGCCTCTGTTATTGTTGGGGGGCATTTGTTGGTGGGGGGCTGAAATGAGCTGCGGTGCTGGGAGCAGGACAGATGGGCTGCTGGGGAGAGTGGGGCAGGGGTGCTgggaaaggtgctgcagggtTCCCAGGAGCAATGCTGGGGTGGCAGCACGTCAGCGAGGGCAGGTTTGCCTCGCCAGACCTGGCCTGGTCATCTAAACGCTCTTTATGGTCTGCAGGGAGAAATGGGCTCTTCACAGCATGGGTGAGAAGAGCCGTGCCTGTCGAAGcccctctttctctgcagaacgTAAAGGGAGCACGAAGGACTATTGCAGCTGGAGATGCTGAGCCTGTGGCTGCCTTTGGTTAGGGGACACCAAGCCATGGTGAGACTGACAGCTGAGGTCCCACTTCTGTTCTGACTCGCCCCGTTGCCTCTCTCGCCTGGAGCCCAGGGAGTTTCACGTCCGAGCCACGAGTGCGTCTCCCGTCCCGCTGGGATGTTTGCTTAGCTGCCACCGAGCATCCTTCGACTCACCTGGACCAGCCGAAGAGGGGTGGAGCGGCACAGGAAAAGGCCATTATCCAGGTAAAAGCGATGCCCATCATGGCGTGGGTTGCGGAGAAGCGGAAGTTTCCCATGGGTTTGCAGACGACGATGTAGCGCTCTATGGCCAAGACAACCAGGGACCACAAGGCGACTTGGCctgtgggagggagagaaagagagagcgtACGGTGGTGGTAAGAGCTCCTCTGGGCTTGATCTTCCCTTCGTGGTCTCGTGGTTGCAGCGAAGAGCAGAGGGAACTGAGGAGTTGGGGATCAGCGAGGGATAACCAGCATCCTACTCAATAACTGAGAATCTCCCGGCCGTAACGTGCAAAAGGTCTGGGAGCCGAGGGGAGCGTCCGTGCCCAGCGGGATGCTGGTGACGGAGGAGGGACCATCAtggttttttaatagtttaaaaaatcaAGGCGGTGAATTCCACCTGGGCGCGAGGAAGCACAATTTCTGGCAAAGATGCCAGATGTGTCCAAACCTGTTGATGTCTTTAAATGTGTATTTCATGAGTCTTCCGCCAGTGCTGGATCAGGGGGAGGTGACGGGGGAGCCTGTGTGGGTGGGCATGCGTGCGCATGTATTTATAAGGGATAATTAAACTTCAGGGGATTGGGAGTGTTTAGTCGGTGCTGTAAGCCTGCTAATGCCCCCAGCTGTGATAATCTGCCGATAACTACACCCTGTGCTGGGACTCGCTGGGGACCTGCTGCTCGCACAGTGACGGCTTCCCATCAAACTGTCTTCCCTGTGAACAGGAGCCTCCTTGTTCTTTACTAGCTACAAACATCGGACGGGCAAGTAATGCTGCCTGAAAGCCCACAGGCTCACTCGGTCAGAAACGGTGCAGACCCGTATGATCTTCTGACCCCAAGACCAAGCCCTTCCTCGGTCCTTGGCTTGCATCAGGACACTTAGCTTTGCTTTTGCCTggcagaatataatttttttttttccccccagatcaGCATCATTGCAGGAGATCGCctcatttagagagaaaaaaaaaagtgaagtccTTGCAGTGGTTATGGATCTCTACAGCAGGGATTAGCGGTTGTCAGATCCATCACGAGGTGTCGTGTGGGCCCGGCTGGCTGCGTGGGCGTGGGGTGCAAAATGAATTTTCCCTGTTTTGCACGGGGGCTTTCCGCAGGGTGAAGCGTTAGCAGCTCTCATGTCCCTGAGAAGCGAAATGAGGAAGCTCCCAAGGGCACCCAAGTCGAGTGCAACTGGGACAAGAGCTGAGCAATTGCTGCAAAGCCTGGGCCTGGTTTCCCTAGCTCTGTGCAACCCTGaatcctccttcccctccaccctgctgctcttctcttctGGTCAAGAGCTGCCACATCTTCCTTTTGCCCCAAGATAAGCTGTGACCCCTCTCCTGGTCTTgaactcctcctctccctgcccgtACCCCTTCTGCGGGGTCCCTCTCTCGAGTGGTCCCTCTCCCAAGGGATGTCTTTTTCCTCCCTGAACCCTTCACCTTTTCCCAAGAAAAGGCTTTTGGCAAAGATGCTTGACATTGATTCAAGGACATGATGTGGTCATCCTCCTCTGCTAGCCGTGCAACTTTGGTGTGAGACCCCCTGAATGCAAGATGGGCAGTGTTGCCAGATGACCCCAGGCTTGATCCTGCAAACAAGGATCCCTTCCTGGCATTCGTTTCCTCGCAGCTGCCCTGCTAGTCGTAAGATGGGCGCTTCTTGGCATCGAGATCAAACTTGCATAAATCCCTCTTTTTTTATCCCCATCTTTAAGCTGCAGGGAAGCAGCGACTCCCATGGCGAGCTCTGCCCCATGCAACGAGCTGCAACACCGCAGCGGCACTCAAGATGGCTTTCTGCACGGGAGGGATGCTGCATGCATCGCAGCCATCCCAATAGCATGATGAAGGGGTGGAATTGGGCTCCTAAAGCCCTGAAGAAGCAAGATCACCCACTGCCAAGCCTGGCCCTTAGACCCAAGCTCCCGCCCCACAGCCTTTACCTCCCAGCGTGGCGAAGAAGCCCTCAATGGCACAGCCGACGGGTCCGAAGACGAAATAGCCGTTCCAGGCAGTGTAGAAGGTGACCGTGAAGCCAAAACAGGCCATGAAGAGGTCAGCCACCGCCAAGTTGACCAAGATGTAGTTGAGCGGCTGCCGGAGCTTCTTGTGTTTGAAGGTGACCAGGAGGGTGAGGAGGTTGATGGGCAAACCGGTGGAGATGAGGAAGAAGATGTAGCAACACACGACGCGGTATTTCCAGGGCTCGGCTAGGTAATACTGGGGGTACTCGAAGGGGCTTCGCACCACCCCTGTCTTGTTGGACATAGGCACATAAAAATTGATACCTTCCGTCCCATTCATCCTGCCAATGTTAtagcagctgctttgcttttagggggtttttaaaaatgaaatgctctggttttgtaattaattttgcttcaaccccaattaaaaaaaaaaaaaaagggaaaccccacccccccaatgtggaaaaatacccaactaaaggatccccccgccccccaaatcaaaaaaataaataaattaataagaaCAACAGTAAATCCCGAGGGGACGGGAGGTGGTGCGCTGCCCCTGCTCCGCGTCGGTGCCCGCGTGCCAGGGAGGTTTTATACCCTTCGGCCTCCTCGAGGGAGCGCGGGGGGAGGCTGGATTAGGGGCTCGGCTAACTTTGTATGACAAGGGCAACGGGATTGAGAGGGGCTGATGGTTTAAGCACCCTCTAAGCAGCCAGTTGGCCCCAAAACCTGCATTAAAGCGTATTAATTGCCATTAAGTGTTTAATATTGTTTAAGGagttggggggaggaagggatggggtggggagcCCTTTGGAAGAGGGGCCAAGGTAGGAGGAGCAGTGGTGAGTTGGGGAGCGGCTGCTTTGGGCGATTGATGGGGAAATGGGTCTGTGCTCGGGTCCACAGTGGGTCACAGCTTTTGGGGTATCCCCGGGTGGCTGAAGGACTCCATGGGAGTGTTTGGGTTGGCTCGGCTCCGGCTGTTTGGCTGCTCTGTGCTTCGGGTGCCTGGTTCAGTGTGGGTGCTGCCCGATATGGACCCATGTCCCCATCACAGAGCAAAACGGGGCTCTGCTGACATGGCCAAGGGCCACCTCTGCGCACGGAGCTGGGCAAAGGCGGGAGGAGAAACCGTTTCCATCCCATCTTGGTAAACACAGCATTTTGGGGGCAGGTCTCTTGGCTGAATTACGCCCTGAATCGTGCGCCCTGGTTGTGCTAGAGTGCAAAGGACTGTGAACTTGCTCCTCTGCCTTGCTCCTCTCAGGCTGAAGGATATATGTCATTCAGCTGATCCTCCAAGGATctctgggggggcaggagggagtacACCATCCAACAGGGATGGATGTGGCACAATCAGCCCTGCGACTCCCTGTCTcccggggagctgggggtgaGCGTTTCCCACCCGAgcctcctccccatcccagcaAGTGGGTTGCAGCTTTGCAAGGTCTGGTGGGGTTTAGGGAGGGTCACAGCTCTAAAACCAGCCTGACAAAGTGCCACTACTTGCTGGAGAAGCAGCACCTGAGTGCCCCGGGGGAGAGAAGGTAAAGCCTCAGCCATGATGATGTCCTGAATTTCCTCATAGTGCAGGGAGACCAGCACCGGCCTGTAGCCACACTGGGAGAGCAAGCAGGATGGAAAGAAGCTTCTCCCAGTCCCTTAGCACTCAGTATGGGGTGTAGGATCCCCATCCCAGCACACACGAGACTGTGAAACCCTTCTCAGCAGGGTCGGTGCCAGCTTGGAGCACCAATGCTCCATCTCATCCAAGCTCTTTCCCCATTTCTTCCTTCTGGGTCATGGGTGCTCCTTCTCCAGGAGACCTGCCTAAGGCGCCTTAGTGAAGCTCTTCCATTAATCTCTGACATCTGGTGGCGTTAATGGCCCTGATCTGTTAATGCGGTAAGCTGCTAGCCTCTTTCTCACCGCTGCCCTCCGCCAAGACAAGGTGGATGGAAAAAGTCAATGCTGTCTTGCTGGATGAATGATGAGGTCTTCTGCAAGACTGGAGTGTCTCAGAGCTAGAGGGCAGGAGCGGAAGGCTAAGGGGTATAGGTGGGATGAACGATGTCCTAATCGCTGACCTGCTGATCCATCTGCGCAGGTCCGAGAGGAGCAGAACTAGGATGTGGAGAGAGTAAGTGGGTCACATCAGCCTCAGGTGCCCTGGGACAAGGACTCCCCATGGGATGTCTGTGCCTCTCAGAAGGTATCTCACTGCATGTCCTGAAAACTGCCGGTCATGAAATTCCCAGTCTAGGTCTTCCTTGAGGGGAAGAGTTTCTTGTGGAGAAGTCCCATGGCCTTACTTCTCATAAAGCtttccctggaggtatttcatgCCTCTCCTGGCCATAGTTAGGCTTCTGGATATACAAAAGTTGGGCATGTTTTTGCAGAATTAGTTGAATATTAAAGGAGAATCCAGAAATGCTGTGCATCTCAATTCCAGTGTGTCCCTCCCAACTTCCATGGTAAAAAGCAACGCTTTTCAGCTAAAAGATTTCACTATGATGGTCCATAGTGAAAGAGCTGGTGGATTTAGAGCTCTCGGCAGGTCAGCCACAGCCGGAGCAATGCCGAAGGCCTCGAATAAACTCAGCGTAGGAAAATGACACCGGAGAGGATAGCTGGTTCCTCCAGGACGTGTCCTGAATGCAACCTCGgttctctctgtgtctctgtcACAGAAATGGAAAGTGATGGCTTTAATTTGGTGTCTCTTAACAGGGAAACTTTACGGGCTGTCTCCCAGAGAGGTCTCAATTGTTTTCTGTGTCGTAGAAGACATAGAAGGCAAATACGAGAAAGAAGGCAATAGCAAAATTCAGGCCCTGTTTAATGTGAGAGGAGAAGCTTGCTGTCTTTGTGTTTGTCCTTAAGAAAAGGaagggttttcttccttcttgcattttttttctgctttgctaagCTCTTTGAGATGAGAGTCTCTCTTATTCATTGTTTGTCAGCACGTTGCGTGACGGAGCCCCGAGCTGCTCCGGGCTTTCATGTCCTGTGTAAAGCAAGAAATGATAATTATAATCAAATAACTAACGTGCACTGAGCTGATACGGTTGGTTCACTGGGCTCAAGCGACAGGCAGAGAAACCAGGCGGATGTGCCGGGGGAGGGGGGTTTCCCGGGGCGGTGGCAGCTGGGAGCCCTTTGCGGTGCCTCTCCCCGTCCCCGTGCAAGGCTCGTCGTCGCTGCTTGGGCAAAGGCACAGGAGCGACTTGCCCGAGGGCACGCAGGGAAGGATTTGCAAAGCAAGGTGtagagaaatgcaaaagcaatagAAATCAGTCACGAAGCAAACATCTGTGCTTAAATTCTGGTGATGGACTAATGCACAGGACCTTGAACCTTGGCCGTGAGCACCGACGCTGAATGCAAAACGGTGCCGAGCTCGCTTTTGTGCTTTTGGCTGGTTTTGGTAACGTGCTGCTCTGAATCTCCCTTCTGGAGGGGCTCGTTCCTCCCTCGTGGGCTGGCACATACTGCGGTGCCTGCCGGTACCCCCGGCTGCCCTGGGAAGACCTCGTTTCCCCGTATCAGATAGCAGCCACGCATGGCCGCTGCGCTGAGCCGCTTACGCCGGGCTTGTGAGCTCCCTCGCCAGGAAAAGGGTTAAAGCAAGATAAAGCCGGAGCGTTATAGAGACCatatggaggggaagaaaaccctTTATCCTGTAATTGGATTCGTtcccggcggctcccggcggagGTGAGGCTGAGTGGAGCTGACAGGTCGTGATGGGCGAGGCGCTGCCAGCCGCCCCGTCCAAAGCAGGATGTGTGTGCACAAACTTGTAGATCAATCCATTAGAGTGGATCAAATAGATTTAAACGTgtggcagggagaaggaggacaCAGATGTATTTACAATTCGGTTCGGTGGGCTGTTCCTCCCTCAGCGGGGATTAACTCGGCTGCTCCGAGGAGGCAGCCGTGCCCTCTGCCGGCAGCCGCAACCTGCCGGGgccggctgcctgctgctcctccgGGCTTGCACGGTCGCATCCATCCAGGACAAGGATCTGGTGGTGCAGGAGGAGGTTCTTTGCGCCATGCCCttgcttctttttcaaaaaataaggGTGCATGGAAGCCTGTCTCCTGCCTTGCTCGCAGGCCCCAACGGGCTGCAGCCACGGGCTTTGGGCAGGAGGAATCGCAGCTCCCGTTCTCCGTGCAGGTTCCCCGTCACggctccttctccaggctctcccCACCAGCACAGCCTCGCAGGGGGTGGATGCACCAGAGCCAGAAGGCAGCTGGCAAGTGGGGAGAGCTTCACCACTGCCAACCTCATCTCATTTGCACGGTATTCGCAAGCAAGCAGGTCCCTGTCACCTCCCAGGCTTTTCCTCCTGCTGTTGATCCAGGTAACATCCCTGCAAGCACCGTAGGATTTCCTTGGAGAGATAGAAAGTCTTTGGGACCCGTCATTTTCTTGCCAAGGAGCTGAGCAATCCCGGCTCAGCTGTGAACCTGCACCGCTCCGTGTGGTGCTGTCAACACTTTTAACTAAGTGATAAACCAGGGCTGTAGCAGAGTGGGCAGGTTTGCAAGACAGTCTCACCGGCCACGCAGCACCACGGGAcgagcagccagcacagcccagcaaaTCCAAGCAGCACAAGCACGTTTCTCTGCGTGTTAGCAGCGGCGCAAGGGAGCAAGCCATCCTCTGAGGAGGGTGATGGCCAATGCAAGGGAGAAGATGCTGTCTGCTCCTGTGAGATCTTCCTGTCTTGCAAAATGCAGTCAAACCCTTGCTGGATTTTGTGCTGTTTTACGGGCTATTCGAGCCAGGTAGGTGTTAGGAGGGGTTAACAGGGAGTCAGGGATCTGCTTCCAGCTCTTCTCTCCAAGCTCTGCTTTGCAGGCGCTTAACTGTTGGCAGGCGCTTAACTGCAAAGTTGGAGAGGCAAAAGAAAGGCTTTCATTTAATTCCAGAGGGATGCAAGAGCATGGCACCACCACCTTCGTTCTGCAGCGTCCAGCAGCGCCTGCTGTGGCCCAGCTTTGAGAACGGCTGAGCAGTcagaaaaggcaaacagaaataatccacctcttttatttttaatttgtaaaccTCATTTGAAGTTGAACCCTGTTATTCCTGAGGGCTTTATTGTGGATGTTCATAGCCCTCTGCTGCGATGCTTTATACATGCTGTTTCGTTTTGTCATAACtgggtcaatttttttttttcatttctagtgCCGAGCCCTTggttttctctgtggaagccTGGAGACTGCTGTGACATGGCCAGCTGGTTCATAATCTTTTGGGAAACAGCACGGAGGAAATTTGGGGTTCGcttgcttgttttctgctttccagcagggCCTGGCTGGGCTGGCTCCTTGCTCCAATGTCCCTATCGGACCACGAACAGCCACCCTGGTGTTCCAGCTCCCAGAAGAGCCACGACCCGCTGGTATGTTGGGTCTCCCAGGGAGAATCCCTCGTGTCACTGCCCTGGCCACACTCTCAGCCAGCTGAAGAGCCCCATCCCCTGTCTTttgccccattttgaggcccctaTTCCTCTTGGTAGCAGCTGGGTGTCCTGCATCGGAATTCGTTTTTGTCCTTTTCTTGCTGTCCCTGCTTTAAAGCCTTCTAGGGATTTGCTCCAGACCAAACGtgtcctttctctccctttgccCTTCATCCTGTAATTGGATTCATTTCTTCCATCCAGCCCACCCCGGGCTTCTCCCCATCCCTTTATGTAACGGCGCTGGCTCTGGGCTGTGCCAAGCCCCGGCGCTCGGGGCTTGACCTGCAGCCACTGAAACCAGTGGAGGGGTTTGCACCGATTCCTGTTGCACATTGAATCCCACACTGGTACAACAAcccttttcttctgcagttcttgCTCCCTTCCCGTTTGctgcctctttttcctttccacatgcAACGTGTGCTCCCTCCAGCCTCTGCATTGCTCGTGCGGTGGCTGCATCTCTGCATGAACCCCCTGAGCACGTGGTCCTACGGCACGAGAGGAGAGGTGAATGCAACAGCCCTGCACAGATGAGCAAAGCAATGGCAAGATTGTCTGGAAAAAGGATTGTTTTTTCCACTcctttcattaatatttattcGCCTTAATTCCCAGTCTTTACTGTTTAGCTCTCTAAAGCCTTTGTGGTTGAGAGGCTTTCACTGAGGTTGCTATTCATCACCTAAGCAAAATATCCATGGATTAAACAGGCATTTTATCAAATTTGAGCCCTGTGCTGGAATCGGACTTGGCTGGACAGATCCAAATGTCTCTGCAGATCTTTCTGCTGTTGCCTGAGTTTTCCATTTGGTTTTCCTGGCCCCATGTCCCAGCCAGGATGGATGTGCCGCTGTGTTTCACTGATCACCAGGTTTCTCCCATGAGCAACAGTCACCACTGAGCACATTGACTTGCCATGTGCACTGTCTCTTTTCCGCCCTGAAGGCATCTGACCCTCTTTCCTTGTTGCCTTGCAGAATGAATTGGTGCCTTGAAAGTCTGAAAGGAAGATAAAGCAGCAGCAAACTCTCCTCTCTTTTTGCAGATAAACTGTTATTAACTGCTGAGGATTTCTGGAATGAGAAGGGTGACTCTCCATTGAAAGCGCCGTTAAATCCTGGGCATCCAGCATAATCCAGTCCACTGTATCAGGAAATCTCTGGCTGGCAGCACTGAGCGCAGCAATGCCTTTTCATGCTACAGTTCTCCCATGGATGGATAATCTCCACGGATAACAACTGCAAATGTTGGAGGTTGGATCCTGACTGCTCTtacctccccttcccttctcagcAAAACAACCGCTGCCAGACAGGGCTTACCTGCAAACTTCATCTGCAACGGTGACCACAGGACGGAATTTTGCATCCCATGTGTGAGCAAGAATATCATACATCATCCTCCTGCTAATCTGACAGTGCAAGCAGCCCTGCAAAGCAGCAATTTAATGCACTTCTTGTTGCCTTAGCGTTTCGTCTTGCTATGCTTAACCTGATATATTGTTGTTTGATAGGGGAACAGTAGGGGGGGTAAAAGGAggtaataagaaaataaaaggtcAGTGGGTGCCTGGTGTGTGTAAAGGCTAAATTGCTCTTTCATCAAATCTAATAAATATTCCCTGTGGGTGGGGTCGGGAGCTCCTTTTCTGAAATTCGAAGTGATTTCCCTGCCTCAGAGCCTCAGCCCAGGACTGGGATTATCAGACGCAGGTCTCCCACCGGGGCACCTCGCCTGCCCCCGGGTCACCGCAGCCAAGCCCTGGGTCTGCAGCATCCCGAGAGGCCAGGGCAGCGGGGTGCGAGGGGAGAGCAGCCAGCCGCGAGGGACGAGCCAGCCGCAGCCCCTCACTGCACATGAAACTGCCTTTTTCTACCATTCCTAAAAATATTCCTGAGCCTTCAAGTGAAAACCCGGTAGTTTGGATTTGAAAA
This genomic interval from Calonectris borealis chromosome 26, bCalBor7.hap1.2, whole genome shotgun sequence contains the following:
- the LOC142093353 gene encoding green-sensitive opsin, with product MNGTEGINFYVPMSNKTGVVRSPFEYPQYYLAEPWKYRVVCCYIFFLISTGLPINLLTLLVTFKHKKLRQPLNYILVNLAVADLFMACFGFTVTFYTAWNGYFVFGPVGCAIEGFFATLGGQVALWSLVVLAIERYIVVCKPMGNFRFSATHAMMGIAFTWIMAFSCAAPPLFGWSRYMPEGMQCSCGPDYYTHNPDYHNESYVLYMFIIHFIIPVVVIFFSYGRLICKVREAAAQQQESATTQKAEKEVTRMVILMVLGFMLAWTPYAVVAFWIFTNKGADFTATLMAVPAFFSKSSSLYNPIIYVLMNKQFRNCMITTICCGKNPFGDEEVSSTVSQSKTEVSSVSSSQVSPA